From Salvelinus namaycush isolate Seneca chromosome 27, SaNama_1.0, whole genome shotgun sequence, the proteins below share one genomic window:
- the LOC120022360 gene encoding uncharacterized protein LOC120022360: MRGGSQQVVLRMHHVSRVRGLETQLVWAISKETARLNPEGIPYCATKVQSITWIQRVAGRVTHYASHLRHETSVDVTLGCYQQTDVSVVYATLHMGLDGLLSSSAWSEAASFSTPTTQQFSDPEPEGHNCYEGWEEDLLPEEREVPLLNLYLTTKRVEDIALRLVSLRQAFTTLLGSTLSRNHLFVAGKVLLGALVQANHMDEAKFLRTYKDFVDYLSDPSKRNDIERELAEAKIHHVNMIDVLFELVLFGLMTAQKSLMVHPGGFVERLYALLYSFLPTAANMEPEADRYLLLLNDSCDTLPPNRDLDTNALHYFALNFTFLNKTSWRVGGDRGPGWP; this comes from the exons ATGCGTGGGGGATCCCAG CAGGTGGTGCTGAGGATGCACCATGTGAGTAGGGTGAGAGGCCTGGAGACTCAACTGGTGTGGGCCATCTCCAAGGAGACAGCCAGGCTTAATCCAGAGGGCATCCCCTACTGTGCCACCAAAGTGCAGTCCATCACTTGGATCCAG cgtGTGGCTGGCAGGGTGACCCACTATGCGTCTCACCTCCGCCACGAGACGTCTGTGGACGTGACGCTTGGCTGCTACCAG CAGACTGATGTCTCAGTGGTGTACGCCACTCTCCACATGGGGCTGGATGGGCTTCTCTCCTCTTCAGCGTGGTCGGAGGCTGCCTCCTTCTCTACGCCCACCACTCAGCAGTTCTCTGACCCAGAGCCTGAGGGCCACAACTGCTATGAG GGCTGGGAGGAGGACCTgctgcctgaggagagggaggttcctCTGCTAAA CCTCTACCTTACCACCAAGAGAGTGGAGGACATCGCCCTGAGGCTCGTCTCCCTGCGCCAGGCCTTCACT ACCCTGCTTGGTTCCACCCTGAGCAGGAACCATCTGTTTGTGGCGGGAAAGGTCCTCCTGGGCGCACTGGTTCAGGCCAACCACATG GACGAGGCCAAGTTCCTCCGTACCTATAAGGACTTTGTGGACTACCTGAGTGACCCCTCCAAGCGGAATGACATTGAGAGGGAGCTGGCTGAGGCAAAG ATCCATCATGTGAACATGATAGATGTCCTCTTTGAGCTGGTGCTGTTTGGGTTAATGACAGCTCAGAAGTCCCTGATGGTG CACCCTGGTGGGTTCGTGGAGCGTCTGTACGCTCTCCTGTACTCCTTCCTGCCCACTGCTGCCAATATGGAGCCAGAGGCTGACAGATACCTGCTGCTGCTCAAT GATTCTTGTGACACTTTGCCACCCAACAGGGATCTAGACACCAATGCACTACATTACTTTGCACtgaattttacatttttaaataaaacaaGTT GGCGCGTGGGGGGCGACAGGGGGCCTGGCTGGCCCTGA